CGATCGGACAACCGAAGGCTCCTTACGTTCGCCAGTGAAGGATGAGCGAGAGGAGTCTTTTTTTGTATACATGTGCAACATGCTTGATCGGATGAACTAGAGAAGATTAGGGAGGTAACTCAATGAAAATAAGCTCTACGATCATAACCAATGCATCATTTCTAAACAGAAAAAAGCGACTTCGATGGTTAACCTGTTTTCTTTCCGGTAGTTTGGCGCTTGTAGTAGCAGGATGCGGAGGGGGAGCATTCCCGACAGGTTCAGAGACTGATAAAGGAGCTAACGGAGCAGGTAGCACCACAGCTGTTTCTAGCAATGATAAACAGTCGTCTAAACCAATTGAGCTACTAAATGTTTCCTATGATCCGACACGTGAGTTATACCAGGCTTATAACAAAGGCTTTATTGATTACTGGCAAAACAAAACAGGTCAAACTGTTACCATCAAGCAATCACATGGTGGCTCTGGTAAGCAATCACGCTCAGTTATTGATGGGCTGGGAGCTGACGTTGTCACGTTAGCGCTTGCATATGACATTGATGCTATTGCAGATAAAGGACTTATTCAAAAAGAATGGCAATCCCGCTTGGAACAAAAAAGCTCCCCTTATACCTCTACCATTGTGTTTCTCGTTCGTAAGGGTAATCCAAAGCAGATTAAGGATTGGAACGACTTACTAAAACAAGACGTTCAAGTAATAACGCCTAATCCTAAAACGTCAGGAGGGGCTAGATGGAACTACTTAGCTGCTTGGGGCTATGCCAAACAACTCAACCCCAACAGCGACGAAAAGGCTAAAGAATTTGTGCAACAGCTATTTAAGCATGTGCCCGTTCTGGATTCTGGAGCGCGCGGTTCCACAACAACTTTTGTCGAGCGGGGAATTGGCGATGTACTTCTTGCTTGGGAAAATGAAGCGTTTTTGGCAATCAATGAAATCGGGAAGGACAAAGTGGAAATCGTCGTACCCTCCGTTAGTATTTTAGCAGAGCCACCTGTGACCGTCGTGGATAAAGTCACTGACAAAAAAGGTACAAAAGAAGTAGCAGAGGCTTATCTGAAATACTTGTATTCGGAGGAAGGGCAGAAAATTGCAGCTGCGAATTTTTACCGGCCACGACTAGAGTCTGTAGCCAAAGCATATGAAAATCAATTTCCTACCATCAAGCTCTTCACTATTGAAGAAATAGCTGGAAATTGGCAGGAAGCTCATCGAGTCCATTTTGCTGATGGAGGAATTTTTGATCAAATTTATCAACCATAACGTGTATTAGAATCAACTGACTCACAAGGTGGTGTAAAACATGAAAAACAGCTGGAAACAGTCGAGTATCATACCAGGATTCGGTTTATCGCTAGGGTATACGGTTGTCTATGTAAGCCTCCTTGTTCTATTTCCGTTATCTGTGCTTGTGTTATCGACTAGCTCTCTTAGCTGGGATCAATTTCTAGCTATTGTACTTGCTGATCGCGTGATTGCATCCTATAAGCTTAGTTTTTTAGCTTCTCTGGTAGCAGCCTTAGTAAATACGGTGTTTGGGTTACTGATCGCTTGGGTACTGGTACGTTATCGCTTTCCTGGCAAAAAAATTCTTGATGGACTAGTTGATCTGCCTTTTGCCTTACCCACTGCGGTAGCTGGTATTTCTCTTACGTCGGTCTATGCACCTAACGGCTGGATTGGGCAATATATAGAGCCTCTGGGCATTAAGGTGGCATTTACATCACTCGGAGTTACGGTTGCCTTCATTTTCATTGGGATACCGTTCGTGATTCGCACTGTTCAACCTGTATTGCAGGATGTGGATCGGCAAATGGAAGAGGCAGCTGCGAGTCTCGGTGCCGCTCGGTGGATTACGTTTTGGCGAGTTATTTTCCCTCAGCTCTTACCTGCCTTGCTAACAGGCTTCACGTTAGCCTTAGCTAGAGCAGTTGGCGAGTATGGCTCTGTTGTATTTATATCAGGAAATATGCCGATGAAAACTGAAATTACTCCACTTTTAATTATGACAAAGCTAGAGCAGTTTGATTATGCAGGAGCAACAGCGATTGCTTCGGTCATGCTGTTGTTATCGTTTGTTATTCTGCTGTTGACCAATGTTTTACAGTGGTGGAGTCGGAGAATGTATCGAATGGACACATAGAAAAGGAGAGGATACACATGTCATTGTCTAACCAATCTGATACTGCCAAACACCCAGGGGCTTGGATCATGATCGTACTCTCCGTACTGTTTTTGGGATTGTTTTTGATTGTGCCGTTATTATCGGTGTTTACAGAGGCACTAAAGCACGGGTTCCAACCATTTTGGGAGGCAATCGCTGAACCGGATGCGGTAGCAGCAATACAGCTTACTCTGCTGGTTGCTGTAATTTCTGTTCCACTAAATGCGGTGTTTGGGATTGCGGCGGCTTGGACCATTGCCAAATATCAGTTTCGGGGGAAAAGTATTCTACTCACCTTAATCGATTTGCCTGTAGCTGTTTCTCCTGTTATCTCGGGGTTCTTGTTTGTACTGTTATTTGGTACGCAAGGATTGCTTGGACCGTGGTTAGAAACCTACGATATCAAAATCATCTTTGCGGTGCCTGGCATTATTTTAGCAACCATTTTCGTTACCTTTCCCTATGTAGCACGTGAACTGATTCCTGCCATGCAATCGCTGGGAAATGATGAAGAGGAAGCGGCATTGTCACTTGGAGCTACGGGATGGCAAACCTTCTGGCGCGTCACATTACCTAATCTTAAATGGGGGTTGTTGTATGGAATTATCCTTTGTAATGCGCGTGCCATGGGCGAATTTGGTGCGGTTTCTGTCGTATCAGGACATATTCGTGGTATGACTAACACGGTGCCACTGCAAGTGGAAATTTTATATAACGAATATAATTTTGTAGCGGCCTTTGCCGTAGCCACTCTATTAGCCTTTTTAGCCATCGTGACCCTTATCATTAAGAGCATAATGGAATGGAAAGCTGAGCGGCAATACAAACAGAAGAATGTAGACGTAACTGTCTGGGGTTATGAAACGGGGGAGGGTATACATGGGCATTGAAATTAAGCAGGTATCCAAAAGCTTTGGGGCATTTTCTGCCCTTGATCATATTAACTTACAGATTCCAAGTGGAGAGTTAGTTGCACTATTGGGACCTTCAGGATCGGGAAAAACCACCTTGCTTCGGCTTATTGCGGGTCTTGAGCAGATGGAGCGGGGAGTCATACGCTTTGATGGGGTAGATGCCACTAGGAAAACAGTTCAGGAGAGAAGGGTTGGATTTGTCTTTCAGCATTATGCTCTATTTCGTCACATGAGTGTATTTGATAATATTGCCTTTGGTCTACAAGTGCTTCCCCGTGGAAAGCGTCCTTCTAAAGACAGCATTCGAACAAAAGTAATGGAGCTACTTCGCTTAGTTCAATTGAATGGACTAGAATCACGTTTCCCTAGTCAACTGTCTGGTGGGCAACGACAACGGGTTGCACTAGCTCGTGCACTTGCCATTGAACCAAACGTATTATTATTGGATGAACCGTTTGGGGCACTCGACGCGCAGGTACGACAGGAACTACGTCGTTGGCTCAAACAATTGCACAATACGCTTAAAATCACTACCGTGTTCGTGACCCATGATCAAGAGGAAGCCCTGGAGATGGCAGATCAAGTGGTGATAGTAAACAAGGGTAAAATTGAACAAGTGGGAACGCCTATCGAAGTCTATCAGAGTCCTAGTAATCCCTTCGTGTATAGCTTTTTAGGAAGAGTAAATCAATTTCGTGTTTGTGGACACGAAGGAACTATTCATATGGGACATCTATCGTGGAAATCAGAAGAAGTTTTGAACTGGAATCATACAGAAGCAGTTGGTTACATCAGGCCTCATCAGATGGAGCTATCGCGCACTTCAAAAGGGGAAAGCTGGGCTGAAGCTACTTTGTTACATGTCTCTTTATTGGGACCACTTGTCCGTCTAGAATGTCAGTTAACGGTAGATGGAACGTTGTTTGAATTAGAGCTAAATGGCGAGCAATATCGAGAGCTTTGGGAGGATTCTTCTCGGCAACTCTATGTAAACCTTAAATCAATTCGATTGTTTCCAGTCAAGCAATCTCAGCACCAATCGGTCAAAAGGGTCAACATGCAATCTGTTTCGCTTACGATGTCAGAAATCAAGGTGTGAGGAAAATGCAAAAACCAACCATCGCGAAATGCTTTGGTTGGTTTTTGCTTTATTTTATAATCCAGCGGGTAGCTGATGCTGGGAGTAAATCTCTAATAATCGAAGAACATCATCAATTTGATCGGTCTGCAATAAGGTTTGCAATGCTTCTGGAGAAGAGAGAACTGCTGTTAGCTGAGCCAATGCGCGCAGATGTGACTCATTATCTACAGCCGCTAGTACAATAAATAACTGTGCAGAATGCTCTGGCCTTTCTGAGAAGGATACGGGATGCTTTAATTGTAGGAAGCTCATGCTCAATCGTTGGACGCCATCCTGTGGTCTAGAGTGCGGAATAGCAATTTTCGGTGCGATTACAATGTATGGTCCATGATCATACACGGAGCGAATCATGGCGTCCACATATGAAGGTAGAATACTTCCATTGCGAACTAAAGGTGCTGAGGCGAGTCGAATCGCTTCTTCCCAATTAGCCACGGTTTGTGCTACCTGAATTTGATCCTTCGTAAGTATGTCTGCAACAGTGGGCTTATAGGAAAGCTCTTTACTTAAAGCAGCAGGTTCCAGAAGGTATTCCTTTAACTCTTGATGGAGAGCTTCTTCATTTTCTATCACTGCATGACGACGAATGATAGACATCATGCCTTCTAACGATTCTGTCGGCTGCTTGTCTTTGTCAGAGATATAGGCTCCTACTCGTCTTAATAAGCGAGCCTTTTCTGCGTCGTTAAGAATTGGATTTACCACATAGACGGGTGCATCGCTTTTTGTCAAAGTGGTAGTAGAAAAAATCAGATCAACATCATAAGATTGGGATTCATACTCTCGTAAGGAAACCGTCTTATAAATATCAATGGATGAGAATAGGTTTTCTAACTGATTTTGCAGAATAAGTGAGGTACCAATGCCGTTTGGACATACGATCAGTGCTCTTTTTCGCGGTGCGGGATTCGCTCCTTGCTTTCGCAACCATGCTCCAAAATGCATAGCAATATAAGCGATCTCATCCTCACATACCTGTTGCCCGACCAGCTGTTCAAAATGAACAATAACCTTCTGAGTTAGTAAGAAAATTTCATGATAGTGTGTTTTAATGGAATCAATCAGCGGATTGTCCATATTAATTCCGTACTTGATTCGATAAAAGGCAGGTTTGAGGTGCAGCATTAAATCACGTTTTAACCCATCTTGGTCTTCAAACATAATACAAGCGAACTTTTGAAAGTCAGTAACCATACGACGAACAGCTTCCAATAGCATTTGAGTATGAGTATTTTCCTGATCCGAATGATATTGGTTCATCACACGAGCGCCTAAGAGATGCGTAGCAATGTAATAGGTTTCATCTTCTGGTATATCAATTTGTAGAGTTTTCGACAGTTCATTGCTTATATAGGTCGCGGCTTCAAAATGCTTTGTTTTTTTCAATACTTCTTTCTCTTCCATATCAATTGTGACATGCTGTCCACGACTAAATCGCTTACGGAACAAATGGATGTGAATACTTAAGCTCTCCAGAACCTCATCGGTATATTGAATGCCTAATAAGCGCTCGCAAACTGATAGGGCTTCGCGGATCACCTGAATTTCTTTTGTTTTCAAGAAATCCTCTTGCTGTTCCTCTGCTACCAGTGAAGTAGAATGTGCCATCGTTTGAATGTGGGAGATGAGTTGATTCCAGCTTTGAGTTGTTACAGCCTGAGAGAGATAGAAAATAAGTGCTTTTCGTTTGTCCTGCTCTTCACCTTGAATGAAGTAGCCTTGTTTGCGGTCAAAATTGAGCGATATATGGAAGGTATGAAGCTCCATTTTTAATTTTTTCAGATCGTCCAGGGTGGTGTTGCGACTAACACCTAGCCGATTCATCAAATCTTCTAGCAAGATACGCCCTTCTCGGGTTAAGAGATAGATCGTTAGCCAAGCCTTACGCTCCTTGGCGGAATACTCATATTGCCATTTCTTCATACCTTGAAGTTTATCAGGTATTTTTTGTTTGGTCAGTTCGTCTATATAGTAGCCGGTGCTTCGGATATATTGAACAGTAGGGAGTTGATTTTCTTCCAGCCAATCGTTTATTTTGTTCATATCATAATAAAGTGTACGTTTCGAAATTCCTTGTGATTCTAAGAGCTCCTGTACGGTTACATATGAGTCAGCTTGCATAATTTTATGCAAAATCGCAGCGCTTCGTTTATCGAGCGACATGGATACAACCTCCTTTGCCAGTTGATCTGTTGCCAGGTAATTTGCAAAGATTGGATAGAAGCAAAAGATGATCGATATGATTACCTTCTATTAGGCTCATTATAAAGCAGGATGACATAATTAGAGAAGACCAAAAACTAGTAATCTTTTGTGCATAAGTTGGACTAATATAAATGAGACTATTCAGCGCGCACTCTATTCTTGGAAACTCTATATTTTTCATTTATGATAAGAAAACCAGACGAGCATGCAGAATAACATAGAGATAGGATTCCATTTGCAGGAGGGAATGAAAATGCAGAAAATCAGAGTTGGTATTGTTGGGTATGGTCCGTCAGCTACTACCTTTCACGTTCCTTTTTTACAAGCGTCAGAGCATTATGAGATTGTGGCTGTCCTATCTTCTAAACCAGAAAAGGTAAAAGCAGATCTGGGGGATGTGCAGGTGGTCTCTCAATTACAAGAGTTACTACAGCATCCCAAGATGGAATTGGTCATCATAACCGCGCCCACATCGCTTCATTATGAAATGGTAAAAGAGGCGATACATGCGGGTGTGCATATTGTTGTTGAGAAGCCGTTTGTCGTAACAACCCAAGAAGCAGATGAGCTAATTGAGCTAAATAAGCCGACAGGTAAGGTATTAAGCGTTTATCAAAACAGACGGTGGGATAATGACTTTTTGACAATCCAACGTCTGTATCAGGAAGGACGACTAGGTGATATCTATCATTTTGAATCTCATTATGATCGATACCGACCTGAAGTACGTGATCGGTGGAGAGAAAACGCAGGGCCAGGCTCGGGAATTTTGTATGATCTAGGCTCTCACCTGTTGGATCAGGCCATTATGATGTTTGGAATGCCTAAAGCAGTTACAGCTGATGTACAAGCACAACGACCAGGGGCTAAAACAGATGATTATTTCCATGTCATCTTGCAGTATGAGCGTTTGCGAGTGATTTTACACGCTGGCATGTTGACAGTTCAACCGGGTCCACGTTTTCAGGTGCATGGTGATAAGGGGAGTTATAGTAAGTTTGGATTTGACGTGCAGGAGGGTGCTATCCGCAACAATCAGCCTCTGAACGCTCCTAATTGGGGTCAAGAAGAGAAAGAATGGTATGGGGAGTTAACTACAATGGTAGAAGGTAAGCCTGTTACAAAAAAAATCGTGTCTGAAAAAGGCTCCTATCAACGTTACTATGACAAGTTGTATGAGGCAATTCGTCTAGGTAAAAATGTGCCCGTCCGTGCAGAACAGGCGCGTATGAATATTTTTCTAATTGAAGTGGCTTTTCAAAGCAGTAGGGAAGGTCGGACTATTTATATAGATTGATCCACAGATCGTGTGGGTCTCTCTTTGCCTCGTTCTATTTTCTTACAGCTTGTGCAATCCTTCACAGAACAGACATCCAAAAGGACAGGTAAGGATGTGTTCTCCTTCTATAATAGGGGTAACCTAAGAGGAATGGTGTAAGGAATGGGGAGAAGATATGGATCCATTTAAAAAACAAGAAAAGGGCTTATTTATTCTTTGCATGGTGGTGGCTGTAATCATGCTGCTATCCTTTGCGCGGAAGTTCTTTTAACTTTGAGCGTTCATTTTTCTACGTAAAAACGTTTCCGGATTTTTCATAAATATGTGAAATCTTTGCTGATCTACATGCTACAATGATAATATAGAACCGATTTAACAAGGAGGCCATACTATGTTTGATAAAATGGTGATAGCTTTGGATGGTTCACAGTTAAGTCCAAAAGTACAGGAAGCGGCGATTTTATTTGCCCGTGAGAATAAATCCTCGCTCACTTTTGTGCATGTTGTAAAAGAATTACCTGCCTATGTAGCTAGTCAATTAGTATTTATGGTCCACGATGTTCAATCTGAATATCTAGAAGAAGCCAAAAAATACGGTCAAGAATTACTAGATCAAGCATGCGAAGCGGCAGAAAAAGAAGGAGTTCAATGTGAAGCTATCCTGCTTCAAGGGGACCCAGCCAATGAATTGCTCGCCTTGGTTAAAGAAAAGAATGCTGACCTTATTATGATGGGTAGCCGTGGGTTGGGAGATTTTAAAGAATTGATGCTAGGTAGCGTTAGTCATCGTATCACACAATTAGCACCGTGCCCGGTCTTTATTATTAAATAAGTAGCTAACAACAAGAGCTTTATCACGCAGCAGAAGCGCGATAAAGCTCTTGTTATGATTAAATATTCGTGAGACACGTTATTTTTCTTGGATGGTGTATTCTCCTGTTGACTTGGAGGAGGATTAGAGTTTATTATATACCCATCGGGGTATAAAAAACCTTATAAGGATAGATTTGTTGAGATATTTTTTTATCTTCTTTAATACCCGTAGGGGTATGTTTGGTTTGATGTAAGAACTGGACATTCAATATACAAAAGGGGCAAACAACTTATGAAAAAGAAAATCATCATAGTAGGTGGAGTAGCAGGTGGAGCGACAGCGGCAGCGAGATTACGTCGGCTAAGTGAGCGACACGAACTGATAATGGTCGAACGCGGTGAATATATTTCTTACGCTAATTGTGGTCTTCCCTATTATATTGGCGGGGTCATCGAGCAACGGAGCAAGCTCTTTTTACAATCGGTAGAGGGGATGTCTCAGCGTTTTAACATGGATATTCGAATTAGAAGCGAAGTCACTCACATTAACCGAGAGCAGAAGACGGTTACGATCCACAATCTGCAATCGAAAGAGATATACGAAGAGAGTTACGATATTCTGATCCTGTCTCCTGGTGCGAAGCCGATTCGACCAGCTATTCCAGGTATTGATGAGGCAAAACAATTATTCACACTGCGCAGCGTACCAGATACAGATGCGATTAAAAGCTATGTAGATCAACAAAAGCCTACTCGCGCCGTTGTCATTGGCGGTGGATTTATTGGTGTAGAAATGGCAGAAAACCTATCTGAGCGTGGGCTTGATGTTACTCTAGTCGAGATGGGTAAGCAGGTTATGGCACCGCTTGATATAGAAATGGCTGCTGTGGTACACGAGCATATGCGGGCGAAGGGCATTACGCTACTGCTTCAGGATGGAGTAGAGGCTTTTAACGATCAAGGTAATATTGTTCGTCTCAGCAGTGGGCGCGAATTAGTGACAGACATGATCATTTTAGCTATTGGTGTACAGCCTGAGTCACAGCTAGCAAAGGAAGCAGGACTTTCCGTAGGAGTACGTGGAGCTATTCGTGTCAATAAGCATATGCAAACCGACGACCCAGCAATTTACGCTATTGGTGATGCAGTAGAGGTAACAGATTATATTAATAATCAAGCAACACATATACCGTTAGCATGGCCGGCCAATCGTCAAGGACGCTTAGTAGCAGATCATATTAATGGACGTAATGTTCAATATAACGGCACACTTGGTACGTCTATTGCCAAAGTGTTTGATCTTACTGTCGCCACAACAGGAAATAATGAAAAAACCCTATTACGAACTGGAATGGAATATACAGCAATCCATGTACATCCTGCTTCTCATGCTGGGTACTACCCTGGAGCAGCGCCTATTTGGATGAAGCTTCTGTTTGATAAAACCACAGGCAAAATCTATGGAGCGCAGGCGATTTCAGCAGATGGGGCTGACAAACGTATCGACGTGATTGCAACAGCGATTAAAGGAGGATTAACCATTCACGACCTTCCTGATCTGGAATTGGCTTATGCCCCTCCATATTCCTCTGCTAAAGATCCAGTTAATATGATAGGGTATGTAGCGAGCAATATTGCTGACGGCTTGGTTGATATTGTTCAGTGGCATGAGATCGATCAGATTGTGGCCAATGGTGGTTTACTGGTCGACG
This is a stretch of genomic DNA from Brevibacillus laterosporus DSM 25. It encodes these proteins:
- a CDS encoding oxidoreductase; its protein translation is MQKIRVGIVGYGPSATTFHVPFLQASEHYEIVAVLSSKPEKVKADLGDVQVVSQLQELLQHPKMELVIITAPTSLHYEMVKEAIHAGVHIVVEKPFVVTTQEADELIELNKPTGKVLSVYQNRRWDNDFLTIQRLYQEGRLGDIYHFESHYDRYRPEVRDRWRENAGPGSGILYDLGSHLLDQAIMMFGMPKAVTADVQAQRPGAKTDDYFHVILQYERLRVILHAGMLTVQPGPRFQVHGDKGSYSKFGFDVQEGAIRNNQPLNAPNWGQEEKEWYGELTTMVEGKPVTKKIVSEKGSYQRYYDKLYEAIRLGKNVPVRAEQARMNIFLIEVAFQSSREGRTIYID
- a CDS encoding sulfate ABC transporter substrate-binding protein, with the translated sequence MKISSTIITNASFLNRKKRLRWLTCFLSGSLALVVAGCGGGAFPTGSETDKGANGAGSTTAVSSNDKQSSKPIELLNVSYDPTRELYQAYNKGFIDYWQNKTGQTVTIKQSHGGSGKQSRSVIDGLGADVVTLALAYDIDAIADKGLIQKEWQSRLEQKSSPYTSTIVFLVRKGNPKQIKDWNDLLKQDVQVITPNPKTSGGARWNYLAAWGYAKQLNPNSDEKAKEFVQQLFKHVPVLDSGARGSTTTFVERGIGDVLLAWENEAFLAINEIGKDKVEIVVPSVSILAEPPVTVVDKVTDKKGTKEVAEAYLKYLYSEEGQKIAAANFYRPRLESVAKAYENQFPTIKLFTIEEIAGNWQEAHRVHFADGGIFDQIYQP
- a CDS encoding CoA-disulfide reductase; the encoded protein is MKKKIIIVGGVAGGATAAARLRRLSERHELIMVERGEYISYANCGLPYYIGGVIEQRSKLFLQSVEGMSQRFNMDIRIRSEVTHINREQKTVTIHNLQSKEIYEESYDILILSPGAKPIRPAIPGIDEAKQLFTLRSVPDTDAIKSYVDQQKPTRAVVIGGGFIGVEMAENLSERGLDVTLVEMGKQVMAPLDIEMAAVVHEHMRAKGITLLLQDGVEAFNDQGNIVRLSSGRELVTDMIILAIGVQPESQLAKEAGLSVGVRGAIRVNKHMQTDDPAIYAIGDAVEVTDYINNQATHIPLAWPANRQGRLVADHINGRNVQYNGTLGTSIAKVFDLTVATTGNNEKTLLRTGMEYTAIHVHPASHAGYYPGAAPIWMKLLFDKTTGKIYGAQAISADGADKRIDVIATAIKGGLTIHDLPDLELAYAPPYSSAKDPVNMIGYVASNIADGLVDIVQWHEIDQIVANGGLLVDVREPIEREAGFIKGSINIPLPELRNRHAELPKDQTIYVSCQVGLRGYLAARLLSEYGYQVKNVDGGYKTYRMGKSTEEAINPRKEDVTPVIGSQSGKHSSDEQSQSKRSNLSSSTIDSPSITIDACGLQCPGPIMQVFQAVSRAQDGQIIEVKATDPGFMADIAAWCNKTGNTLLSSEYSNKVAHVFIQKGTNMPTSIAGSAMQQANDEKQIDKTGATMVVFSGDLDKAMASFIIASGAASMGKKVTMFFTFWGLNILRREHAPVVEKDTLEKMFGMMMPKGANKLTLSKMNMAGMGTKMMQHVMEKKNVDSLETLMKNAQEVGVKLVACAMSMDIMGIKQEELIDGVDVAGVASYLSDAQESGLNLFI
- the cysT gene encoding sulfate ABC transporter permease subunit CysT — encoded protein: MKNSWKQSSIIPGFGLSLGYTVVYVSLLVLFPLSVLVLSTSSLSWDQFLAIVLADRVIASYKLSFLASLVAALVNTVFGLLIAWVLVRYRFPGKKILDGLVDLPFALPTAVAGISLTSVYAPNGWIGQYIEPLGIKVAFTSLGVTVAFIFIGIPFVIRTVQPVLQDVDRQMEEAAASLGAARWITFWRVIFPQLLPALLTGFTLALARAVGEYGSVVFISGNMPMKTEITPLLIMTKLEQFDYAGATAIASVMLLLSFVILLLTNVLQWWSRRMYRMDT
- the cysW gene encoding sulfate ABC transporter permease subunit CysW — translated: MSLSNQSDTAKHPGAWIMIVLSVLFLGLFLIVPLLSVFTEALKHGFQPFWEAIAEPDAVAAIQLTLLVAVISVPLNAVFGIAAAWTIAKYQFRGKSILLTLIDLPVAVSPVISGFLFVLLFGTQGLLGPWLETYDIKIIFAVPGIILATIFVTFPYVARELIPAMQSLGNDEEEAALSLGATGWQTFWRVTLPNLKWGLLYGIILCNARAMGEFGAVSVVSGHIRGMTNTVPLQVEILYNEYNFVAAFAVATLLAFLAIVTLIIKSIMEWKAERQYKQKNVDVTVWGYETGEGIHGH
- a CDS encoding BglG family transcription antiterminator; the encoded protein is MSLDKRSAAILHKIMQADSYVTVQELLESQGISKRTLYYDMNKINDWLEENQLPTVQYIRSTGYYIDELTKQKIPDKLQGMKKWQYEYSAKERKAWLTIYLLTREGRILLEDLMNRLGVSRNTTLDDLKKLKMELHTFHISLNFDRKQGYFIQGEEQDKRKALIFYLSQAVTTQSWNQLISHIQTMAHSTSLVAEEQQEDFLKTKEIQVIREALSVCERLLGIQYTDEVLESLSIHIHLFRKRFSRGQHVTIDMEEKEVLKKTKHFEAATYISNELSKTLQIDIPEDETYYIATHLLGARVMNQYHSDQENTHTQMLLEAVRRMVTDFQKFACIMFEDQDGLKRDLMLHLKPAFYRIKYGINMDNPLIDSIKTHYHEIFLLTQKVIVHFEQLVGQQVCEDEIAYIAMHFGAWLRKQGANPAPRKRALIVCPNGIGTSLILQNQLENLFSSIDIYKTVSLREYESQSYDVDLIFSTTTLTKSDAPVYVVNPILNDAEKARLLRRVGAYISDKDKQPTESLEGMMSIIRRHAVIENEEALHQELKEYLLEPAALSKELSYKPTVADILTKDQIQVAQTVANWEEAIRLASAPLVRNGSILPSYVDAMIRSVYDHGPYIVIAPKIAIPHSRPQDGVQRLSMSFLQLKHPVSFSERPEHSAQLFIVLAAVDNESHLRALAQLTAVLSSPEALQTLLQTDQIDDVLRLLEIYSQHQLPAGL
- a CDS encoding universal stress protein — encoded protein: MFDKMVIALDGSQLSPKVQEAAILFARENKSSLTFVHVVKELPAYVASQLVFMVHDVQSEYLEEAKKYGQELLDQACEAAEKEGVQCEAILLQGDPANELLALVKEKNADLIMMGSRGLGDFKELMLGSVSHRITQLAPCPVFIIK
- a CDS encoding sulfate/molybdate ABC transporter ATP-binding protein, with the translated sequence MGIEIKQVSKSFGAFSALDHINLQIPSGELVALLGPSGSGKTTLLRLIAGLEQMERGVIRFDGVDATRKTVQERRVGFVFQHYALFRHMSVFDNIAFGLQVLPRGKRPSKDSIRTKVMELLRLVQLNGLESRFPSQLSGGQRQRVALARALAIEPNVLLLDEPFGALDAQVRQELRRWLKQLHNTLKITTVFVTHDQEEALEMADQVVIVNKGKIEQVGTPIEVYQSPSNPFVYSFLGRVNQFRVCGHEGTIHMGHLSWKSEEVLNWNHTEAVGYIRPHQMELSRTSKGESWAEATLLHVSLLGPLVRLECQLTVDGTLFELELNGEQYRELWEDSSRQLYVNLKSIRLFPVKQSQHQSVKRVNMQSVSLTMSEIKV